A region of Oryctolagus cuniculus chromosome 3, mOryCun1.1, whole genome shotgun sequence DNA encodes the following proteins:
- the RPL37A gene encoding large ribosomal subunit protein eL43, translated as MAKRTKKVGIVGKYGTRYGASLRKMVKKIEISQHAKYTCSFCGKTKMKRRAVGIWHCGSCMKTVAGGAWTYNTTSAVTVKSAIRRLKELKDQ; from the exons ATG GCGAAACGCACCAAGAAGGTCGGGATCGTGGGTAAATACGGGACCCGCTATGGCGCCTCCCTCCGGAAGATGGTGAAGAAGATTGAGATCAGCCAGCATGCCAAGTACACTTGCTCCTTCTGCGGCAAA ACCAAGATGAAGAGACGAGCCGTGGggatctggcactgtggctccTGCATGAAAACAGTGGCTGGTGGTGCCTGGACATACAA CACCACTTCTGCCGTCACAGTGAAGTCTGCGATCAGAAGACTGAAAGAATTGAAAGACCAGTAG